The window tctgcgtatccctgctgtcgatgaagcgatgagctatcctcctggagtacaccttcttggcctctctgatgccgcgtgacaggttggctctggctgtcctcaggccctcttcgtctccttctctaaaggccgtgttacgggccttcagcagcctgtggacctctcctgtcagccacggcttttgattggcccggacagtgatggtctttgttactgttacatcatcgatgcatttggtgatgtaagcagtgacgacgtctgtgtactcctggaggtcggtgatgttgttgtaggtggcaccctgtttaaacacgtcccagtttgtggtgttgaaacagtcctgaagttcctccaaagacccttcgggccacactcgcacctctttcagaactggtttggtgactttaaccagtggtctgtatgctggcattagcatgacagtgatgtggtcagaggcgccgaggtgggggaggggaagggccttgtaagctcctctctgggtggtgtaaacctggtccagtgtgttgtgtccacgtgttggaaagtctatgtgtttgtatagcttcggaaacatcctctttgggtctgcatggttgaaatccccagccaggatgaggaaggtatctgggtgggcagtctgctgctcactgacgtgttggtacagttcattcaatgcctcgctcctgatgttttcattggagcttggagggatgtaaacagccacaagcagtatggctgtaaactccctcgggaggtaaaagggtcggcattttatgaccgtaaactccaccagtagtgagcagtgcttgcagatcacaacagcgtcacgacaccagtcattgttgatgtaaacacagtccCCCGCCGCGTGTCTTACCTCCCTcagcgagagctctgtctgctcgatagcaggttagccgctcgagctgaatggcgtggtccgttacgctgttgttgagccaagtttccagtgaaaacatacacacagcactctccCGCAGACTTCTGGGTTGTCCGTAGAAGGCGTAggtcaggcatgtcaaactcattccataaagagccgtgtggctgcaggtttttttttccaaccaaggaggagcacaccaggctggaatcaattaatcagctgatctcagtcttcagctgataactaagtgaacccttgatgtagattggttggcctgctgtgctcctccttggttggaacaaacacttgcagccacacagccctttatggaatgagtttgacatgcctggcgtaggtagtccagtttattgtccaaAGAGTGTACATTGGCCAGCATGATGGTGGGGATAGCCGGCTTGTgtgggctagctgctagcctggctccatcACTTGTGGATCAGTGGCACAAGTGGTGCAAGACCCTTAGCAGGAATACGTATCACATCAGCCCCCCACGAGGACACACTCGGGTTACACGAGGACACACTCGGGTTACTCCATGATGAGACTAATGGTTAGAAACAGTTAGATTAGATACAGAGGAGAAACTTTACAGGTAACAAACGGTCATGAGTTTACATGaacttgtctgtctgtgtttcagctttACCTTCAGATGTCCGAAAAGTGATTGTTggtgaagaagagcagcaggagtggAGTCCcagtctggaccaggaggacccagcagagccgccacacattaaagaggaacaggaggagctgtggaccAGTCAGGAGGAAGAACAGCTTCGAGGGCTGGAGGAGGCAGATATCACCAAGTTTGCATTCACTCCTGTTcctgtgaagagtgaagaagaggatgaagagaaaccTCAGTCCTCACTGCTtcttcagatgaaaacagaagctGGTGAAGAGTACTGTGGAGGACCAGGACTAGCCAGCAACTCTGATCCAGATAGACATTTGCAAACAGATACTGATGACTCGTCTGAGACTGAAGTCAGTGATGGTGAGTGGGAGGAAAACAGTGAACCTCAGTCACGTTTAAACtctcagaaaacaaatgaagtcaCTGCTGGTGATGTTAACTGTAATACTATTGAGAGGTCATTCAGCTGCTCTGAATGTGGTCAAAGATTTGGTCGCAAGCCACATCTGAATGCACACATGAGAATTCACACGGGAGAGAAACCGTTTAGTTGCTCTTTTTGTGGTAAAAGATTTTCTCAGAAGGGAAACTCAATCAGTCACATGAGACTTCATACAGGAGAAAAACCTTTCAGCTGCTCCATctgcaaaaaacatttcagatacAGCGGAGATGTTAGCAGAcacatgaaaatacacacaggaaAGAAATCATTCCACATTCGTAACACGAGCAGCAGTAACACTCACACAGGACCAGAGCCAGCCAGGAGCTCAAAACCAGATAGACATTTACAACGAGTTACTCATGATGAACCTTCAGAAACTGAGGCTGAGGTCAGTGATGGTGGGTGGAAGCAGAGCGGGGAACTAGAGTCCGGTTTAAACTCTCTGAAAAATGAAGTCTCTGTTGGAGACGTGAGATGTAATACTGACAAAGAGTCATTTAGCTGCTCTGAATGTGGGAGAACATTTTGCCGCAGGGATCATCTGATGAGCCACATGAGAACTCACACGGGAGAGAAACCATTCAGTTGCTCGGTTTGTCAGAAACgtttcagctgcagtggaaacattTTGGCTCACATGAGAATTCACACCGGAGAGAAACCGTTCGAATGCTCATTTTGTGGCAAAAGCTTCAGCCAGAAAGGAACTTTGCAGCTACACATGAGAattcacacaggagagaaaccatTCAGTTGCCCCTTTTGTGATAAACGATTTGCACATAAAAGACGTATGACGCTGCACATGTCAGtccacacagaggagaaacGCTTCAGCTGCAGTGCATGTAACAAAAGATTCACTTGGTACACGCAGCTCAGAACCCACAAGTGTGTTGGTGACTCCTCACAGCTTCGTCAAAGCCAAACTGAGAAAAAGGCTCCTGCCAAGGAGTCTTTTAGCTGCACACAGTGTGGCAAAAAGTTTAGCCTGAAGGGCAATCTGAAGACACACATGAGGATTCACACGGGAGAGAAACCATTTAGTTGCTCAGTTTGTGGAAAAagttttaaacaaaatattcaTCTTACAGAGCACATGACGATTCACACGGGTGAAAAACTGTACAAATGCAGTGTTTGTGGTAAAGGATTCAATAAGAAATTACTTGTCAAAAACCACACATGCATTTAATCCTGAGACACTTTTGTCAGATCTCGCTCACATCCTGAATCCATGGATTTGCATTAACAGAGAATAAGTGAACAATTTGTGTGATGGCTGTTGCAGAATTTTCCTGTATAGAGGCGAATAATGTCCAGACAGATGTGAACCGTAGCAGCAGCTGAATAACTCATTGGGGAATTTAACCACGACTGAATCTTTaatgctgaaatgatttgtctGTTGAAGATACAATCTGATTCCATCAAAGTTGTGACTCTGTGTGACAcgttaataaaataaaatgtgatcatttgcgCATCCTTGTTGACATCTACTCAACTGaagacagcacaaagacaaaagatttaatgtttgacttcatcagctgtaaatatctgctgattctgaatctgatgcagcaacacattttaaacacgttgggacaggagcaactaaagactgggaaagatgtggaacgctccaacaacacctgttgggaacattccacaggtaaacaggttgattggtagcaggtgatagtatcatgattgggtctgaatcatcctggaaaggcttaGAGGTTAAAGGTATATTTCAGGTTTTTCTGATGTGGGGTTGTACAAGGTTCTTATCAGTAGTCAGAagttccatccatccattgcCTTCCGCTTATCCAGGGCCGGGTCgcaggggcagcagtctaagcagggatgcccagacttccttctccccagacacttcctccaacTCTTCCGGAGTTGGGAACGCCTGGGCAAGCcaagtgacatagtccctccagtgtgtcctgggtcttccccggggcctcttcctggtggggcttgcccggaacaccctcccaggaaggtgtccaggaggcatccggtgaagatgcccgagccacctcagctggctcctctccacgtggaggagcagcggctctactctgagctcctcccgagtgacagagctcctcaccctatctctaagggagcggCCCGCCACCCTGCGGcggaaactcatttcagccgcttgtatccgagatctccTTCTttccagagacttgaggtactcagggcggatctcgTCCGGACTCCCGttgccttgccaccgaggatcaaaactacctcggtgacctcagcctgagtgatggatgagtcaacctctgggtccccagcccctgctccctctacggaaggcgtgacaatgggattgaggagatcacagaaatattctttccaccgcccgacaatatccccagtcgaagttACCAgcccccccacctccactgcaaacagtattggcagggtactgcttcccccttctgagggGGTTTGCCAGAACCTCCCcaaacttttcccatacccgagtttttgcaTCCACAACCGTCCGggccgcagcacgcttggcctgccggtacccgtCAGCTTCTTCGGGAGTCTCACGAACCAACCACGCccgataggactccttcttcagcttgacggcatcccttacttccggtgtccaccaccgggttcggggattgccgccacgacaggcaccagagaccttacggccacagctccgaacagctgcgtcaacaatggaggtggagaacatggtccattcggactcaatgtctccaacctccctcgggatctggtcaaagctctcccggaggtgcgagttgaaaacctctctgacagagggttctGCCAGatgttcccaacagaccctcactatccgtttgggcctgccaagtctgcccAGCTTTCTCTtccgccagcggatccaaccGGAATACAGACGTTCTGCGGTCGAGGGAATGTAGTGCCAAAGAAAAGACTCTGACTGACAGCAAGGCAGATACAACACTGAAGCCGACATTGATTATTTTAGCTGGGTCTGGTTATGTTTTGctgctggctctgtccacagcaGCATCCTGTCGGCTTCACCAAAGTAGAGTGTGACCAGTGACCACCATTGACTGTTGGGGACTGTGACTATGCATGAATACTTCATACAACCCACCTCAGAAAACCTGAACTATCCCTTTGACAGACCTCCCAACTTAAGTCTGTGTGGGAAAAACtgcactgacttttttttttaattgtaattaattgtcttttcatcaaacaacaacaacaaaaatccaaaaaccaaacaacaacaactcaatCCAGCACAGCATAGCATGTACACCTTATTCTAGGCAGTTGCAGAGTCCAAATCAATGCATTTCCAGTTCAATATGTGTAAGTGGCATTAAGTTTCTACACATTAGACTCTTTGAATAGAAAATGCGAGCCTCCTTTGCAAAGTATCTCGGTAATGTTCCGAGGCAGGTGATCCAGTAAAGGTTGCCATGTTTTATCGAAAACATTAGAGTTACCCTTAGCAAGGGCCAAAGACGTTCCATTGGAAGAACTTTAAAGGTCTTTCTGTGTGACAGACGGAGGATGTACTTGAATCCATTGAAGTAATATGCACCTTCTTGGTTCTTGGCTTCAGGATCCTAACAAAGTCAAACAAAGGTTAGTTTGTGGGTGTGTCGGGTGCTTCTATCCTCGTAATTTCATTTTGCCAGTAACAGACAGGGAACCTGCAGCCTTTCAAAGAGtccaaaaaacaataaagcaggTTATAGTTTATAACCATAAAACTGTTCTGAAGTCAGTGTTATCTCTGCTGCTCAGACTCCAGTGCTGTAACTTCACTGGTAGTTAGATTTAACATGGAGCATTCAGTCGTGATTACATTTCATAAGCAGGTGGTAATAATGAAAAGGAAATGCTGCTCTGATTAttgctgtggttgttttgtttttagctctTTAACTTTTATCGACTGATCTAACGAGAAGACTCTCCAGCATGTGTGATGAAACTGATGTAAATGAGCCTGTAATTAGTACTAACTGTGTCGCAGCCAACACTAAATATGATCATTTATTATTAGTTTTGACAACAGTTGTTACGTAGTTCTGAGTATCCAGATAATGTCGGTGTTATTCTGATGGTGAGTTTCAGTAAATCCTTAATGTTCGATCGTAGGACATCAGCAGAACTGACAGGTTGAGGTGAGAAACTGTGAGAAACTACAGACTCATGTTTACtgcatgaacacattttaatttccaAAGAGAAAATCTGACGATGCCTAATGTTTCATATCATGTGCTTGAATTTATACTGAAAGTGGACTTGCAAAACTGACAGCGCTCAAACAGTTGAGttattttctcctttaaatAAACAATGAACACAGTAACTTTTTTGTCGaatctctgtttgtcttttactgaCCCTCGTTTGGAGTCAGTGAAATCACTGTCGTCACAGcttcttatttatttgtttaaccGCCTCCTCTGTTCTGTGTATAAAAGAAGTACATATAATCAGTTAGCAGGTTAAATCTTGTGCAGTGTATGTCTTGAATTTACCAAAGAAAACCAAATTTGAGGCCTTTCGACGGATCACTCCACACCTGTCTTCAGAATCCATGACTGACCATACGAtacagaggaaatgtgttttattcctgcagaagaagcctgttttttttccttagCATCCTCGCTGGTTTAGTCACATGACATTTACCAGTGACCTTCTCATCCATCCAAATTCCAAGATACTTGCACTCTGTGATTATTTCAATATTGATTATTTCAATATTGTTTGGTTTTACCTGCATTAAGAACTAATTTATGGGTGTAACCTGTAAAAAAtagtgtcatctgcataaagatGTATATTACACTCGTTTACAAAAGAAGCAATATTATCAGGACAAAGAGTAAACAGGCCCCAGGACTGATCTCCATTTTGCAATCAGCTCAGCTCTCTGCATATGACAATAAAGACCtagaagaagaaaatgtcttGTGCAGCTGGACTTCAGAGGCTCCGTAATAAATGTATCGTACAATGTCAAGTCTTTTTCCAAACGCGATGATCaatcttttattgtgaaggccAGAGGAGGGAAACGGAAGCTGTGCTTGTGTTGCCGGGTCATGTTCATTCAGGCGGAGCACAGTTAGCATGTCTGCACGCGCTGGTGTCCTGGAGGAGCTGGTTAAACATGTTCATCTGAACCAACACCGTCagagtttctttttcttttgtcgTCTTTGATTCTTCCATCAGAGGAAAACGTCCAGATTTCATGGACGTAAAGATTTATTCAAACGGTGGCTCCGGATCGAGAAGATCTGATTGGACATTTGGGGACCGCAGTATCCGGACATGAGAAGGCGATCGACTGACAGCAgaaactgctggatgtgtttaaAGCCTGAAAGCTGCGACcaggtttgttttccttcacctGCTGGAAACATGTTGACTGCCCTGCTAATGTTGCAGGAGCCGATGCTAAGCTAACGTTGGCCAAACCGTCCGTACTCTGCCTGTTAGCCGCAGCTAGCCAATGCTAAAAAGTTTCTATTTGTTGTCTGGACTGCGGATTGTGTGTTGATTAATGTGTATGAGGGCTTTCTACGGTGCGTCATGTGATCCGTGAAAAgcagtgatggaatgtaactgagAGTGTTTACGGAAGTAAAACTTCGAGGTACTCGTActgtaatattttcattttatgttactttagACTCGTAGTCACCGTCAGCCGGCTCTCCCGGTGTTTTGCGGTTTGTGTATATACTAAACATTACGGTAAGgactgattttcaaaataaaagcagtgttCCGTTGATCGTCATTGGACCCGaacgtgttttttttgtgtcattttaattgtGTGGATTCATGAGTCCCGCCGTGTTCTCTGGATGGCTGCTGAGCCCGGTTCCGAAGCCCATTCCCGCACATCCCATCCCAGTCCGGACAGAGTCAGCTGATAGGACCACTAGCTACATGGCTAACTGGTAcaagcagctaacagcagctccAGTGAACATTTACTTTAGCAACATTAAAGCTATAAGTTCATTACTTGAGGCAGAAAATATTATCTCCATTAAAAAAGATCCAGTTCATCCAAAATCAGTGAATAAAGTCCTgaagttgtttttctgcagtacTCAGTGAGGCCTGACCTCCATAATTCAATCTAGACATTTCTTGTCTTTgcatgtaataataataataaaatattattattaatatagtGCAAGTCAAGAAGAGTCAACACTCTGCCTGAGAGAGAAACGCTCTGACTCTGGAAATATTCCTTCAATGATAGAAGGACACTTTAGTCACACTTCTAATGTGATGTTCAACATTTAGGTGAGAGTCAATGATAACAGCGAGGTTTCTGACCTGGTCCTTCAGTGTCAGTACATTTAGGTGTTcagacagtttctctctctctgctttgacTCCCATAACAAGGATCTCAGTCTGGTCTTGATTTAACTGTACGTATAATCAGTTTTACTGGAATCCTCCTCAGAAAAGGCAGCTTGGTGATTGGTCTGTAGTTAACAACGTTTAATTAGAGCAGCTGTAAAAGCTGCAGGAAAGCTGCCTGTGAACAGTGACTGATTCATTATTGTTAAAACTTCCTCTGCCACACAGAAATATTATTCTATACTGTATAATATAGAGTTATATACaatgatgtcatcctgcagGACATTTTATAGTAATTCTTTTATATCCAGCAAATTATCACCtgtaaaaaaatcacaaaaaatcCAGCATCACTATTTCAAGCTTTAACATAAACTGATGCTGCTccatgatgtgtgtgtatgtatttgatTATCCTCCACAgacgtccagctgctgttggtgaggAAAGACGAGgatcctcctgagcagcaggactggagatccagtctggaccaggaggacccagcagagccgcctcacattaaagaggaacaggagggagagcagcttgGCGGGCCGGACGAGGCTGATATCAACGAAATGTCTACGTTTCAGGATCAGAAACATGGATTCAAACGGCAGCTGCTGACTGCGACTCGAGAAGATCTGATTGGATATTTTGAGACAACAATATCCGGATATGAAAAGAAGATCGCTCGGCAACAAAAACTGCTGGATGTGGTTTTAaagcctgaaataaagctgcGAAGAACAGGTTTGTTatctttctgctgctggaaacatgtTTACTGctgtgctaatgttagctagacCATCCATGCCCTACCTGTTAGCTGCAGCTAGCTCCTGctaaaaaaaaggtatttttgtTCTGTGGAAGTCGTGCTGCACAGGTGTGTGGGGCAGATGAACCATTCAGGTGCTTTGACTGAGCACCGACCGAACAGCAGACCTTTAAGGACCTTTGTGTGTTAGAGGCAGTTCCACCCACAGCATCCAGTCCGAATCTCCAACAATCAGCCAACAGCTCGGTGTGGTGGAAATAATCCGTCACTCAAACGGTGATGTTAATAGAGCTAAAACCAGcctcagtcaatcaatcaatcaatttatcATTTAGGCAGGTGTTCTAGCAAAATGCAGAACATACATTGGTTCCAGCTCTTTGGTGCTGAGgatcttttcagtgttttatatcGATGTAAAGTGAAGATTTGGGGGTTTTGACAAAAGGATTAGAAAAATATTTGGGTCTGAAAAATCCTGTTTTGAGCGAACAACACATGCTTTGATTGTTCCTGAAGACACTGTGAACTAAAGTTTGATCATTATGTTATTGTTCCTTGTTTTTTACGATGACAGTGTTAAATAAGTCAGAACATGGTTCTACCTGTTTTCACACGatgaaaaatgtaaaggaaaGAGATTCTGAAAACGAGTGTGAGGTTTAgacctgtgtgtgctgtggaaGGAGGAACCTGCCTCATGGTGTCGGTTCATCAGCACACCTGAGTGCAGACACAGGGTCTCTCCCTTTTGTTCTGTAAAGTGTGTCCACGTGGTGGAcaagacttcctgtttgtgtctcagcTCTTTCACACCACTCTTTCATTGCACTacatgtaatataatatattgtaatctttagctttagctgtgtttttaaaCCTAGTCATGTCTTGTATGTCTTCGTCTCTTTATAATTTTATTACTGCTGCATGCAGGCTACAGTACATTACACAGAAATTCAAGCaaatttatgttttattcagcaaATTCTtacctgaaaagaaaaatcacataaaaatccAACATAATATAATCGataacgtgtgtgtttgtatttcactGTTTCCTGCAGACGTCCAGCAGCTGTTGGTGAGGAAAGACGAGgatcctcctgagcagcaggactggagatccagtctggaccaggaggacccaccagagctgcaacacattaaagaggaacaggaggagctgtggaccagtcaggagggagagcagcttgGTGGGCCGGAGGGGGCTGATATCTGCAACATGCCAGCATTTAAGTATCTGAAAGACTTATTCAAACGGCAGCTGCTGACTGAGACTCGAGAGGATCTGATTGGATATTTTGAGGCAACAATATCGAGGTATGAAGAGGAGATCGCTCGGCAACAAAAACTGCTGGATGTGGTTTTAaagcctgaaataaagctgcGAAGAACAGGTTTGTGatctttctgctgctgaaaatggcTCCACTAATGTTACAGGAGctgatgctaagctaatgttagctagacCACCCATACTCTGTTTCAGCTAGCTCCTGCTaaaaagtctgtgtgtgaggcctTTGTAAGGTGTGACCCCCATACTGTGTTATAGATGTGGACTTCATGAAAAGTGTTCCTCATTTCCTGCAGGATCACTGAATCAGTAGGTCTTCGGTTGTTTTTTATCCCTCTAGGAGTAGAAGTACAAGCAGAAGGCTCTCATTGGttaatatatgtaatatatgtatatgtatatgtaagaAGGTCTTTATAATGAAGTCAGTCCTGTTAACAGTCCCTGTTTTGTCTTTCGACTTCCATCATGTCTTCATGTGTTTGATTGTCCTCCACAgacgtccagctgctgttggtgaggAAAGACGAGgatcctcctgagcagcaggactggagatccagtctggaccaggaggacccagcagagccgcctcacattaaagaggaacaggaggagctgtggaccagtcaggagggagagcagctcggaggtctggaggaggctgatatCACCAAGTTCACTGTCACTCCTGTCcctgtgaagagtgaagaagaggatgaagagaaaccTTCGTCCTCACTGCTTCTTCAGGGCCAGACTGAAGggaacagagctgcagaacatctgaaaacagaaaatggtaaaggagaggactgtggaggaTCAGAACCAGCCAGGAACTCAGATCCAGATAGACCTGATCCTGATAATAAGGCCTCAGACTTTTCTGAAGCTGAGAGTGACGAGTGTGATGAAGACTGGAAAGAGCGTGACAGAAAGTCGTTTGGCTGCTCTGTGtgcagtaaaacatttaaacatcgTGGAAATCTGAACATACACATGAGAACTCACACAGGAGTGAAACccttcagctgctctttgtgCAGTAAACGGTTTACTCAGAAAGCAGGTCTGGACTATCACCTGAAGACCCACACTGGAGAGAGACCGTTCAGTTGCTCCGTTTGTGggaaaacatacagacacaaaggAGCTCTGACGTACCACATGGCGACCCACACGGGGGCCAAACCATTCAGCTGCAGCGACTGTGGCAAAAGGTTCAGAGGGACGTCGCAGCTCAAGAGCCACAAGTGTGTTAGTGAGTCATCGCAGCGTCACAGGAGCCCGAGTGACAAACGCAAGAAACCTCTGAGCTGCCCCGAATGCGACGCCACGTTTCCTAATAATTACCTCCTGATGACCCACATCAGGATGCACAAAGGCAAGAAGCTGTTCACCTGCACGGTTTGTGGTAAAAAACGTCAGTTCAGTTCTCATCTGGAGATTCACATGAGGACGCATACGGGAGAGAAACCGTACAGCTGCACCGTCTGTGGAAAAAGGTTTTCACAGAGAGGGATTATGACGCAGCACATGGCCGTCCACTCCGGAGTGAAGCCGTTCAGCTGCGGCGACTGTGGGAGGAGATTCTTCTGGCAGTTCCAGATcaaaaaacacaagtgtgtCGGCGAGTCCTCTCAGCAGAGACGAACGAGCTTCAATGGAAAGGACTCTGGAGGATCGGAACCGGGCGAGAACCTGGATCCGTGTGGACATTTAACAGCAGATCCCGACAAAGAGACCGAGCTGTCTTTTGAAGCTGATGACGGTGTTGACGTTGACTTTTGGAAAGAGACCAGGCAGCATCAGTCAGGCTTCACTTATCGTAGAACTAAAAAAGTTTCTGTCGGTGATGGATGTAATactggcaacaaaacactgagctgctttGACGACATCACTAAACCTGAACCTGTTAACATCGATATGTGCAGACACCAGTCCCGTCTCCACCACCTGAAGAATGAGTACGTCTCTGTCGGTGGATCGAATGTCGAAAAGAAAGCGTTCGTCTCCTCTGAACAcagtctgcagacacacaggaggagTCACGCAGGACAGAAACCGTTCGGCTGCTTATTCTGTGGCAAAGGATTCACCACAGGAGGACACCTGACGAGACACGTATCCGTCCACGTCGGAGAGAAACCACTCGGCTGCATCGTTTGTCAGAAAAGCTTCTCTTCGGAGTCGGAGCTCGTAAACCACAGATGTGACGTCGAGTCCTCGCAGACGGAGCAGATCACAGCCAGCAGGCTGTTCGGCTGCTCTCAGGACGGGGGGGGGTTCGGCCCTGAGCACCTTCTGCAGGTACACATGAGGATTCACGCAGGGGGGAAACCGTTCAGCTGCTCGGTTTGTGGTAAAACGTTTGGCAGGCGGGAGAGTTTGAGTTTTCACATGACGTGTCACACAGGGGAGAAGCCTTTCTGCTGCTCGGTGTGTCACACGGCTTTCATCGACAGCGAGTCTTTAGTGAAACACATGAGAATCCACACGAGACAAACGCAGTTCAGCTGCTCCGTCTGTGGGAAAGAGTTCGCGTGGAGGAGATATCTGACGAAGCACATGGAAGTCCACGCCAAGGAGAAAATCTACAGGTGCAATGTTCCCGACGGAGGATCCGCTCGTCTTCATCAGCTCAGTGAGCGTCAGAGTGTCGGCGAGGCCTCGCAGCTTCATCGAAGCCA of the Chelmon rostratus isolate fCheRos1 chromosome 16, fCheRos1.pri, whole genome shotgun sequence genome contains:
- the LOC121619135 gene encoding gastrula zinc finger protein XlCGF57.1-like, translating into MDRHRRLLDVDFKAEAKLRGEALPSDVRKVIVGEEEQQEWSPSLDQEDPAEPPHIKEEQEELWTSQEEEQLRGLEEADITKFAFTPVPVKSEEEDEEKPQSSLLLQMKTEAGEEYCGGPGLASNSDPDRHLQTDTDDSSETEVSDGEWEENSEPQSRLNSQKTNEVTAGDVNCNTIERSFSCSECGQRFGRKPHLNAHMRIHTGEKPFSCSFCGKRFSQKGNSISHMRLHTGEKPFSCSICKKHFRYSGDVSRHMKIHTGKKSFHIRNTSSSNTHTGPEPARSSKPDRHLQRVTHDEPSETEAEVSDGGWKQSGELESGLNSLKNEVSVGDVRCNTDKESFSCSECGRTFCRRDHLMSHMRTHTGEKPFSCSVCQKRFSCSGNILAHMRIHTGEKPFECSFCGKSFSQKGTLQLHMRIHTGEKPFSCPFCDKRFAHKRRMTLHMSVHTEEKRFSCSACNKRFTWYTQLRTHKCVGDSSQLRQSQTEKKAPAKESFSCTQCGKKFSLKGNLKTHMRIHTGEKPFSCSVCGKSFKQNIHLTEHMTIHTGEKLYKCSVCGKGFNKKLLVKNHTCI